One stretch of Paroedura picta isolate Pp20150507F chromosome 13, Ppicta_v3.0, whole genome shotgun sequence DNA includes these proteins:
- the LOC143822949 gene encoding uncharacterized protein LOC143822949 isoform X2 produces MSVTDNMVNNPRKKEEGRKGGGGGGVVSVEEGRKGGGDGGVVSMEEGRKEGGGGGVVSMEEGRRKEEEVMEEEEMKNKKELFIRVL; encoded by the exons ATGAGTGTAACTGACAACATGGTGAATAAtcctaggaagaaggaagaaggaagaaaaggaggaggaggtggtggtgtcgTATCcgtg gaagaaggaagaaaaggaggaggagatggtggtGTCGTATCCATG gaagaaggaagaaaagaaggaggaggtggtggtgtcgTATCCATG gaagaaggaagaagaaaggaggaggaggtgatggaGGAAGAGGAAATGAAGAACAAGAAGGAGCTATTCATAag ggttttatga
- the LOC143822949 gene encoding uncharacterized protein LOC143822949 isoform X1, which yields MSVTDSMVNNSRKKEEGRKAGGGGGVVSMEKGGRKTRKRRWWCPIHGRRNKEEKDEEMVLSYPWKKEEGRKGGGGGGFISMEEGRREKEEKDVEVVVSYPW from the exons atgagtgtaactgactccatggtgaataattctaggaagaaggaagaaggaagaaaagcgggaggaggtggtggtgtcgtatccatg gaaaaaggaggaaggaagacaaggaagaggaggtggtggtgtcctatccatg GAAGAAGGAACAAGGAAGAAAAGGATGAGGAGATGGTGTTGtcgtatccatg gaagaaggaagaaggaagaaaaggaggaggaggcggtggtttcatatccatg gaagaagggagaagggagaaggaagaaaaggatgtggaggtggtggtgtcgtatccatggtga